The Candidatus Bathyarchaeia archaeon genome contains the following window.
TCCTCCCATCCCATCCGATCCCATACTTTCCTTTCCCGGAGGCGAAGGCAATCGTTTCGGCGAGCCTGTAGACCTGTTCCGGGGTCTGGGTCCGGTTGAAGATCCCTCTGACGCCGGCCGTGCCGAAGGCCTTTACCAAGCGCTATCTCTCGATGATTTTAGTCCAGAGCTCAGGGGTTGCTTCGCGAGCAAGACTGTGAAGCGTCGAGGCGAGCTCCCTGATCTCCCACTGTGCCTGGAGGGCGGTCCTCTGCCAGACCAAATGCATCAGGTTCCGCGCGCTGAGGGTCATGACCAGCTTCGTCTTGATGGCGCTGGGCAGGATGTACCTGGCGTCCTCCTTGGGGATTCCCGCAGCCACCATTTTCTCGTAGGCAGAATAGACTGTCTTGAGCGCTTCGTCGTAGGCCTTGTAGGCGGCCTGGTTGGTTTGGATGCTGGCGGGGGTCACGACCCCTTCCCTCGTTGCAGCGGAGAAACGCTGTGATTCTTGGTCATAGGAAACCGCTCGGTGGCGGACAAGCTGGTGAGTCGTCACCCTGCTGCAATCTTCGATTTCGAACATGTAGACCACGTGGTCCATCAGGGCCTCGGGGTCAAATACGACGCCTTTCTGAACTAAGACTTGCTTAAGCGCGTCCAAGTCCGTGTTGTACAGAAGTTTAACTCGCACGAACCCTCTCTCCGAAAGCCAACTCAGTGAAAATTGGACAAACGTTCCTGCTCTCAAGTTCCGACACAACGAGCTGGGCGAATCCCTTGCCGCGAGGGTCCCTCCAGAGTTCGACCAAGGTCCTCGAGTTAAGTGAAAGCAGCCAGTCGGAATCCTTCAGCCTGGTCGCGCGGAGGTAGGGAAAGACGCGCGCAAGATTGCCCACTTCTACTTCCCCAGCTCCCTCGACAAGCAGGGTCATCGTGAAGTGCTCGAGGACGTCGAGCGACTTGTCCTGCATGGCCTTGCCTAGGAGGTATTTCCAATACTCGGCTCCCTTCTGTTCTAGTTCCGATTCGATTTCCTCGATGGGCTTGGTGCTGTAGCACCTCCTCATTGCGACCGCGATGGTCTTTTCTGGCCTCGGACTGGCCCAAATCAGAGAGACCTTCATCCTGTCTTGAGAACCCGAGCCCGCATTCGATTTAAACGTGGGCTCTGGAAACCGGAGCCTAGTGGCAAAACAGCTCGAGACTGAGTTCTCTGTCATTCCGAAGGGAGCCAAAGGGTGCGTTGTCGTATTTCATGAAGTGTGGGGCCTTGTCGAACACACCGAGGACGTCTGCAAACGTGTCGGTAAACTGGGGTTTGCA
Protein-coding sequences here:
- the thyX gene encoding FAD-dependent thymidylate synthase, with amino-acid sequence MRVKLLYNTDLDALKQVLVQKGVVFDPEALMDHVVYMFEIEDCSRVTTHQLVRHRAVSYDQESQRFSAATREGVVTPASIQTNQAAYKAYDEALKTVYSAYEKMVAAGIPKEDARYILPSAIKTKLVMTLSARNLMHLVWQRTALQAQWEIRELASTLHSLAREATPELWTKIIER
- a CDS encoding FAD-dependent thymidylate synthase → MKVSLIWASPRPEKTIAVAMRRCYSTKPIEEIESELEQKGAEYWKYLLGKAMQDKSLDVLEHFTMTLLVEGAGEVEVGNLARVFPYLRATRLKDSDWLLSLNSRTLVELWRDPRGKGFAQLVVSELESRNVCPIFTELAFGERVRAS